One part of the Desulfobacterales bacterium genome encodes these proteins:
- a CDS encoding exopolyphosphatase: MRIVTRPDFDGIVCAVFLLEAIEDINEPIKWTEPSDLQKGLVQIKKGDILANLPYHKNCSLWFDHHCSNKIDTPFEGAFELLPSAASIIFKYYKNIFKKDYSELVKHTDKIDSAALSYEEVLNPENDPYILLSMTISGRDKNDEWYWNKVVNLLRTNEIYTIMKDSDVKKQCEEFINQNKKYKDFLLAHTKIIGEVSITDFTEFEMPPSGNRFLIYSLFPESIVNVKIRYDDNDKDKVIVSVGESIFNRKCNVNIGEMLAKFEGGGHRSVGACRFHINKKDEYIPKIIEILVKNNS, from the coding sequence ATGAGAATAGTGACACGACCTGACTTTGACGGAATTGTATGTGCTGTATTTCTTTTAGAAGCCATCGAAGATATCAATGAGCCTATAAAATGGACAGAACCAAGTGATTTACAAAAAGGATTAGTCCAAATAAAAAAAGGAGATATCTTGGCGAATCTTCCATATCACAAAAATTGTAGTCTATGGTTTGATCATCATTGCAGTAATAAAATAGACACTCCTTTTGAAGGAGCATTTGAACTACTTCCTTCCGCAGCTTCAATCATTTTCAAATATTATAAAAATATTTTTAAAAAAGATTACAGTGAGCTAGTTAAACATACTGATAAAATTGACTCAGCAGCTTTGAGTTATGAAGAAGTTCTTAACCCTGAAAATGATCCTTATATTTTACTTTCTATGACTATTTCAGGCAGAGATAAAAATGATGAATGGTATTGGAATAAAGTTGTTAATTTACTCAGAACAAATGAAATATATACAATAATGAAGGATTCAGATGTAAAAAAACAATGTGAAGAGTTTATTAATCAAAATAAAAAATATAAGGATTTTCTACTCGCGCATACAAAAATAATTGGTGAAGTTTCTATAACAGACTTTACTGAATTTGAGATGCCTCCATCTGGAAATAGATTCCTTATATATTCTCTTTTCCCAGAATCTATCGTTAATGTAAAAATAAGATATGATGATAATGACAAGGACAAAGTTATAGTGAGTGTAGGCGAGAGTATTTTTAACCGAAAGTGTAATGTAAATATAGGCGAAATGCTCGCAAAATTTGAAGGGGGAGGGCATCGCTCTGTTGGTGCCTGCAGATTTCATATAAATAAAAAAGATGAGTATATCCCTAAAATTATAGAGATACTTGTAAAAAATAACAGCTAA
- a CDS encoding EAL domain-containing protein — protein MEFNDLVLKEIHEDFYFNKNLNLPTIIKEYKNIENIFVELKYLACITIQVSSLRKIEYHYGSNSYNNLLALITDKLKAIKIKEFRNEDVLVVDLYDPDSFLLFLSAPREDKTQLLLHLDEISDRVRIGLDEEVFNLLYPYMKEYCRPTIGFGVEIYNPMVNHMRTIMKLVSNAKKMGEFRDIKRNYMSKYNLQKIIIEKNITTIFQPIVDLRNLEIFGYEALSRGPKETEFFNPLRLFIMASECGLSFELDGLCRKEALKKIKNLKIDKKIFVNTLSTTIHDPQFRGIYLKNLLQDLDIKPENVVFEISEKLAIENYDLFRDSLKDYTDIGIVHAGDDIGTGYSDLERIMELNPGYLKVDISFVRGIDKSYVKQEIIKAMVTLAKKIESEIIVEGIETAAEYEILKKLEVPYGQGFLFARPSDTFSDINRNFN, from the coding sequence ATGGAATTTAACGATTTAGTTCTAAAAGAAATTCATGAAGATTTTTATTTTAATAAGAACTTAAATCTTCCAACTATTATCAAAGAGTATAAAAATATAGAAAATATATTTGTTGAATTAAAATATTTGGCTTGCATAACCATTCAAGTATCAAGTTTAAGAAAAATTGAATATCATTACGGAAGCAATTCATATAATAATCTTTTAGCTTTAATAACAGATAAGCTTAAAGCAATTAAAATAAAAGAATTTAGAAACGAAGATGTACTAGTTGTAGATTTATATGATCCTGACAGTTTTTTACTTTTTTTATCCGCTCCAAGGGAAGATAAAACTCAGCTTTTACTCCATTTAGATGAAATTTCAGATAGGGTAAGAATAGGGCTTGATGAAGAAGTTTTTAATTTGCTCTACCCTTATATGAAGGAATACTGCCGCCCAACTATTGGTTTTGGAGTTGAAATTTATAATCCAATGGTTAATCACATGCGAACAATAATGAAGCTCGTATCAAATGCAAAGAAAATGGGTGAATTTCGAGATATAAAGAGAAATTATATGAGTAAATATAATCTTCAAAAGATTATCATTGAAAAAAATATTACAACTATTTTTCAGCCAATAGTAGATTTAAGAAATTTAGAAATTTTTGGATATGAAGCCCTATCAAGAGGTCCAAAAGAGACAGAATTTTTTAATCCTTTAAGGCTTTTCATTATGGCTTCAGAATGCGGACTTTCATTTGAACTGGACGGACTTTGCAGAAAAGAAGCATTAAAAAAGATAAAAAATCTTAAAATAGACAAAAAAATATTTGTTAATACTTTAAGTACAACTATTCATGACCCTCAATTTAGAGGCATATACCTTAAAAATCTTCTACAAGACCTCGATATAAAACCAGAAAATGTTGTGTTTGAAATAAGTGAAAAGCTTGCAATAGAAAATTATGATCTTTTTAGGGATTCATTAAAAGACTATACTGATATCGGAATAGTTCATGCTGGAGATGATATAGGTACAGGATATTCGGATTTAGAAAGAATAATGGAGTTGAATCCTGGCTATTTGAAAGTAGATATATCCTTTGTAAGGGGGATTGATAAAAGCTATGTAAAACAGGAAATTATTAAGGCAATGGTAACTCTTGCAAAGAAGATTGAATCGGAAATTATTGTTGAAGGAATAGAAACAGCGGCAGAGTATGAGATACTTAAAAAATTAGAAGTTCCCTATGGTCAAGGCTTTCTATTTGCCAGACCATCAGATACTTTTTCTGATATTAATAGAAATTTTAATTAA
- a CDS encoding outer membrane beta-barrel protein — MKKIIFAIFVVLLPCISLGSEFVRSGHYIGGGLIYAYETFNYDDIYIPDRKINFDNAFGFDFKMGYRFEKSIAWEFSFDYIPDFKWQYKGLLSDEEVKLDIFSLYSSLKYSINTFTNFWPYVIGGIGITKASHEIDKGEYLFYSIASGYGPSVKGGLGTDYYLFEKLSIGAEIDYVKCFGNIRELSYLCFFVSTNFYF, encoded by the coding sequence ATGAAAAAAATTATCTTTGCTATATTTGTAGTTTTATTACCTTGTATTTCCTTAGGCAGCGAATTCGTCCGTAGTGGTCATTATATAGGAGGCGGATTAATCTATGCCTATGAAACCTTTAATTATGATGATATTTACATACCTGATAGAAAAATTAATTTTGATAATGCATTCGGATTTGATTTTAAAATGGGCTATAGATTCGAAAAATCTATAGCTTGGGAATTTAGTTTTGATTACATACCTGATTTTAAATGGCAATATAAAGGCTTACTATCCGATGAAGAAGTTAAGTTAGATATATTTTCCCTTTATAGCTCCTTAAAATATTCAATTAATACCTTCACTAATTTTTGGCCTTATGTTATAGGAGGCATTGGTATTACAAAAGCATCCCATGAGATTGACAAAGGAGAATATTTATTTTACTCAATTGCATCGGGATACGGCCCTAGCGTAAAAGGAGGACTTGGGACAGATTATTATCTTTTTGAAAAACTGTCTATCGGAGCAGAAATTGACTATGTAAAGTGTTTTGGAAATATTAGAGAGCTTAGTTATTTATGCTTTTTTGTCAGCACAAACTTCTATTTTTAA
- a CDS encoding DUF2520 domain-containing protein, with the protein MKKFFSIVGCGRVGNALAIQLSKAGYKCSGISSKSIESAKKTAISIKAKKYTIHPWEVTDGADFIFITTPDSTIAEVCDNISSHKGFSERNIIFHCSGSLPSTILNSAKKFNAKIGSLHPLQSFASIDPNINPFKGIICAIEGDDIAVNTGKHIIKDLESLCYVIETQGKTLYHASAVVASNYLVSLMDMALKLMEKAGLKKDEAFNVLKPLILGTLNNIEKNGTIKALTGPIARGDINIVIKHINDINSFVPELSFFYKVLGLYTVDLAKNNMISDEIAKKFKELLL; encoded by the coding sequence ATGAAAAAATTTTTTTCAATAGTTGGGTGTGGAAGAGTAGGAAATGCCCTTGCTATTCAACTTAGCAAGGCAGGATATAAATGCTCTGGAATATCAAGTAAAAGCATTGAATCAGCAAAAAAAACAGCCATTTCCATTAAAGCAAAAAAATATACTATTCATCCATGGGAAGTTACTGATGGAGCTGATTTCATTTTTATAACAACGCCTGATTCTACAATAGCTGAAGTTTGTGATAATATATCATCACACAAAGGATTTAGTGAACGAAATATAATCTTTCATTGCAGTGGGTCATTACCTTCTACTATTTTAAATTCAGCAAAAAAGTTTAATGCAAAAATAGGATCACTCCATCCGTTGCAAAGCTTTGCATCAATTGATCCTAATATAAATCCTTTTAAAGGAATAATATGTGCCATAGAAGGAGATGATATCGCTGTAAATACTGGCAAACATATTATTAAAGACCTTGAATCTTTATGTTATGTTATAGAGACTCAAGGAAAAACTTTATACCACGCATCAGCGGTAGTAGCTTCAAATTATCTTGTAAGCCTTATGGATATGGCTTTAAAGCTTATGGAAAAGGCGGGGCTTAAAAAGGACGAAGCATTTAATGTTTTAAAACCCCTTATACTTGGAACCCTGAATAATATAGAAAAAAATGGAACAATAAAAGCTCTTACAGGTCCTATCGCTAGAGGAGATATTAACATAGTTATTAAACATATAAATGATATTAATTCCTTTGTTCCTGAACTAAGCTTTTTTTATAAAGTTCTTGGACTTTATACAGTTGATTTGGCAAAAAATAATATGATATCCGATGAAATCGCAAAAAAGTTTAAAGAACTTTTATTATAG
- a CDS encoding CooT family nickel-binding protein produces the protein MCEANAYFLKENEKELIMESVDIIEPDKEGHIRIINIFGDQKIIKGHIHSVSLVDHNVFIKQNI, from the coding sequence ATGTGCGAAGCAAACGCTTATTTCCTCAAAGAAAATGAGAAAGAATTAATTATGGAATCAGTCGATATAATTGAACCAGATAAAGAAGGGCATATTAGGATAATTAACATATTCGGAGATCAAAAAATAATTAAAGGACATATCCATTCTGTGTCCCTTGTTGATCATAATGTTTTTATTAAACAGAATATCTGA
- a CDS encoding DUF3842 family protein, with the protein MKKICIIDGQGGGIGGTAIKRLKEYLGESVEIIALGTNAIATAQMLKSGANKGASGENAIIRTSSNADLIIGPIGIIIANSMMGEVTPNIAEAIANSPARKILIPLTQENVTILGVSNMPLPHLIDEIINLHIENILSDKK; encoded by the coding sequence ATGAAAAAAATTTGTATTATAGATGGTCAAGGCGGAGGTATTGGAGGTACGGCAATAAAAAGGCTTAAAGAATATTTGGGGGAATCTGTTGAAATAATTGCCCTTGGGACAAATGCAATAGCAACAGCTCAAATGTTAAAGTCTGGAGCAAATAAGGGAGCATCTGGAGAAAATGCTATCATAAGAACAAGTTCAAACGCTGATTTAATTATTGGGCCAATAGGCATAATTATAGCTAATTCCATGATGGGCGAAGTGACTCCTAACATTGCCGAAGCAATAGCAAATAGTCCAGCAAGAAAAATACTCATACCATTGACCCAAGAAAATGTAACGATATTGGGTGTATCTAATATGCCGTTGCCACACTTAATTGATGAAATAATAAATTTACATATTGAAAATATACTATCAGACAAAAAATAA
- a CDS encoding NYN domain-containing protein, whose protein sequence is MSVHIIVDGYNLLRNSKISSLFYSVNVPIERDSLIDALAIYKKIKKYTITVVFDGNSKYSLYDERDSINGIDIIFSTKKESADGVIKRMAEKERERAIVVSSDNEVLKFAESAGSSIISSGDFAKKIIKAHYVFYGFSEEEEESKKKSSTKKKGPSKRNPKNKRKNSLKINKL, encoded by the coding sequence ATGTCCGTTCATATAATAGTAGATGGATATAACTTGCTGCGTAATTCAAAAATTTCAAGTTTGTTTTACAGTGTAAATGTTCCTATAGAAAGAGATTCTCTTATTGATGCATTAGCTATCTATAAAAAAATAAAAAAATATACGATAACGGTTGTTTTCGATGGAAACAGCAAATATTCATTATATGATGAACGAGATAGTATTAACGGCATAGATATTATATTTTCTACAAAAAAAGAAAGTGCTGACGGTGTAATAAAAAGAATGGCTGAAAAAGAAAGAGAAAGAGCTATTGTTGTAAGCTCAGATAATGAAGTTTTAAAATTCGCTGAAAGTGCGGGATCAAGTATAATAAGCTCTGGTGATTTTGCAAAAAAAATAATTAAAGCTCATTATGTATTTTATGGTTTTTCTGAAGAAGAAGAAGAATCAAAAAAAAAAAGCTCTACTAAAAAAAAAGGTCCCAGCAAAAGGAATCCAAAAAATAAGCGAAAAAATAGTTTAAAAATAAATAAACTTTAA
- the gspG gene encoding type II secretion system major pseudopilin GspG, with protein sequence MESKMTKPNCLKNNQGFTLIELMVVIVILGVLAGLIVPKIMGTPGQAKQLKAKMQIESLESALKLYKLDNNIYPETEQGLQSLVEPPSAGKLPQNWRQGGYLDKGKVPKDPWNNEFVYLSPGVHGEFDILSYGRDGVPGGDGEDKDISNWEIE encoded by the coding sequence ATGGAGAGTAAAATGACTAAGCCTAATTGTCTAAAAAACAATCAAGGTTTTACCTTGATTGAATTAATGGTAGTTATAGTAATATTAGGGGTTTTAGCTGGCCTTATCGTTCCAAAAATAATGGGGACTCCTGGTCAAGCAAAGCAGCTTAAAGCTAAAATGCAGATAGAAAGTTTAGAAAGTGCTTTAAAGCTTTATAAATTAGATAATAATATTTATCCAGAAACTGAACAAGGCCTTCAATCTCTTGTTGAACCTCCTTCTGCTGGGAAATTACCTCAAAACTGGAGGCAGGGAGGTTATCTTGATAAGGGCAAAGTTCCGAAAGATCCTTGGAATAATGAGTTTGTTTATCTTTCTCCAGGTGTTCATGGAGAATTTGATATTTTATCTTATGGAAGAGATGGAGTTCCAGGAGGTGACGGTGAAGATAAGGATATAAGTAATTGGGAAATAGAATAA